One genomic region from Opisthocomus hoazin isolate bOpiHoa1 chromosome Z, bOpiHoa1.hap1, whole genome shotgun sequence encodes:
- the LOC142358915 gene encoding kelch-like protein 10, whose product MVCSIFNDLRLEGKLCDVIISVEGIEFSAHKIILCSCSHYFRALFTCGWSNAEKIVYKIPGTSPKMMGLIIEYAYTRTVPITADNVESLLIAADQFNVVGVIQLCCEFLKSQLYLENCISICRFTDYYWLPDLREAAWMFLLHHFEEMTRVSTEFLDLSVNELKHILEKDELNAKQEAAVFEAILKWIAHDPQNRTQHIAVLLSKVRLALMEVKYFMNNVRTHHYVKDNEECKGLIIQTLVTMENLNMHGSDFTNLLSRPRLPYAVLFTTGGWSRDSPTNAIETYDVHANQWVNITCEQASPFAYHGTAYLKGFVYIIGGFDSVNYFSSVKQFDLLKKTWQQVAPMHSRRCYVCVTILNDFIYAMGGFDGYTCLNTAERYEPERNQWTLIAPMHEQRSDASATTLREKVYICGGFNGNDCLITAEVYNAATNQWTFIAPMRSRRRGVGVVAYENKVYAVGGFDGPNCLQTVEAYSPVANAWHAVPTMFSPRSNFGIEVVDDLLFVVGGFNGSTTTSNAEYYNEKANKWYNVRDMDIGRSALSCCVVPGLSNIRDYIAR is encoded by the exons ATGGTGTGCAGCATCTTCAATGACCTTCGCCTGGAAGGAAAACTCTGCGATGTGATCATCAGCGTGGAGGGCATTGAATTCAGCGCTCACAAGATCATCCTCTGCAGCTGCAGTCACTATTTCAG GGCTTTGTTTACCTGTGGCTGGAGCAATGCAGAGAAGATAGTCTATAAAATCCCCGGCACTTCACCCAAAATGATGGGGCTCATTATCGAGTACGCCTACACCAGGACGGTACCCATCACGGCGGACAATGTTGAAAGTTTGCTAATTGCGGCAGACCAGTTCAATGTCGTGGGCGTCATCCAGCTGTGCTGCGAGTTCTTAAAATCCCAGCTGTACTTGGAAAACTGCATCAGCATCTGCAGATTCACAGATTATTACTGGTTGCCCGACCTGCGTGAAGCAGCCTGGATGTTCCTCCTCCATCACTTCGAGGAGATGACCAGGGTGTCTACAGAGTTTCTAGACCTCTCCGTCAATGAGCTGAAGCACATCCTTGAGAAAGATGAGCTCAATGCGAAACAAGAAGCTGCAGTGTTCGAGGCTATTCTGAAATGGATTGCTCACGACCCGCAGAACAGGACGCAGCATATCGCAGTCTTGCTGAGCAAG gTTCGACTGGCCCTGATGGAAGTAAAATACTTCATGAACAACGTCAGAACACACCACTATGTGAAGGACAACGAGGAGTGCAAAGGTCTTATCATACAGACACTGGTAACAATGGAGAACCTGAACATGCACGGCTCAGATTTCACCAACCTGCTCAGTCGGCCTCGCCTGCCCTATGCTGTCTTGTTTACTACGGGAGGCTGGAGCAGGGATAGCCCAACCAACGCAATCGAGACGTACGATGTCCATGCAAACCAGTGGGTGAACATCACCTGTGAGCAAGCCAGCCCCTTTGCCTATCATGGCACTGCTTATTTAAAAGGCTTTGTCTACATTATCGGAGGATTTGACAGCGTGAATTACTTCAGCAGTGTCAAGCAGTTTGACCTGCTGAAGAAAACCTGGCAGCAGGTTGCACCCATGCATTCGCGGCGCTGCTACGTCTGCGTCACCATTCTCAACGACTTCATCTACGCCATGGGAGGGTTCGATGGATACACGTGCCTCAACACGGCAGAGCGGTACGAGCCAGAGAGAAACCAGTGGACGCTGATCGCCCCCATGCACGAGCAGAGAAGCGATGCTAGTGCGACCACGCTGCGTGAAAAG GTGTACATATGTGGTGGCTTCAATGGGAACGACTGCTTGATCACAGCTGAAGTGTACAATGCCGCAACAAACCAATGGACCTTCATAGCGCCGATGAGAAGCAGAAGACGTGGAGTAGGTGTGGTTGCCTATGAAAACAAAGTCTACGCA GTAGGAGGGTTTGACGGACCCAACTGCCTTCAGACCGTGGAAGCTTACAGCCCCGTTGCCAACGCGTGGCACGCAGTCCCCACCATGTTCAGTCCTCGCAGCAACTTTGGCATTGAAGTGGTGGATGATCTGTTGTTTGTGGTTGGTGGCTTTAACGGTTCTACAACTACTTCCAACGCCGAGTATTACAATGAAAAAGCCAACAAGTGGTACAACGTTCGAGACATGGACATCGGCCGTAgtgctctgagctgctgtgtGGTGCCAGGTCTGTCTAACATCAGGGACTACATTGCCAGATGA